A genome region from Triticum aestivum cultivar Chinese Spring chromosome 2B, IWGSC CS RefSeq v2.1, whole genome shotgun sequence includes the following:
- the LOC123042111 gene encoding uncharacterized protein: MTSPSLPSFPSSLLTPLSLTHPLAPAHTERAKEARRNCHFGKGEENQIGQMAAGDVASLGTRLAVSFPAASTTVADLKRRVSHEHAACFPNFGQIAVQSVKVDQGGAWFHLADSMAVRDAFQFHGANETWHLQVDALPHPQHLDQGMATEGHSKDSSATHSEPSCEMLGDQVKVEVGADSEPSCEMLPDQVKVEVRAEETLAAKGKRSSNGADPKGSKEAEATSTEQRACDRRLRPRTRVGKTPITKAVNSSGSSESEGMDINTVGVDAPPSQFVVMLKECHFVTKNGQYLNVPRGFSVAHRYAERKKVLLRMGGESWMVNLKHVHIVRGKTRTSFRYGWHQFCVDNHLRVGETCFFRALGQGGGGDRHVLKVEVRRLDGSYAS, from the exons ATGACATCCCcttcccttccttccttcccctcctcccttCTCACTCCCCTGTCTCTCACTCACCCACTCGCGCCCGCGCACACAGAACGAGCCAAGGAAGCAAGGAGGAATTGCCATTTCGGGAAAGGAGAGGAGAATCAGATCGGGCAGATGGCCGCCGGCGACGTCGCCAGCCTCGGCACTCGCCTAGCCGTCTCCTTCCCCGCCGCATCCACCACCGTCGCCGACCTCAAGC GCAGAGTGAGTCATGAGCACGCCGCATGTTTCCCCAACTTTGGCCAGATCGCCGTCCAATCCGTCAAG GTTGACCAGGGAGGCGCGTGGTTCCACCTCGCCGACTCCATGGCCGTCCGGGATGCATTCCAGTTCCACGGGGCCAACGAAACCTGGCACCTCCAAGTAGACGCTCTGCCTCACCCTCAGCATCTCGACCAAGGAATGGCCACCGAGGGACACTCCAAGGATTCCTCTGCTACTCACTCTGAACCAAGCTGTGAGATGCTGGGTGACCAGGTTAAAGTTGAAGTTGGAGCGGACTCTGAACCAAGCTGTGAGATGCTGCCTGATCAGGTTAAAGTTGAAGTTAGAGCGGAGGAGACATTGGCAGCCAAGGGCAAAAGAAGCAGCAACGGGGCTGATCCAAAGGGATCGAAGGAAGCAGAGGCCACATCAACAGAACAGAGGGCATGTGACAGAAGGCTGCGGCCAAGGACTAGAGTTGGCAAAACACCCATCACTAAGGCGGTGAACAGCAGCGGCAGCTCGGAGTCGGAGGGAATGGACATCAACACCGTCGGCGTCGACGCGCCGCCGTCGCAGTTCGTCGTCATGCTCAAGGAATGCCACTTTGTCACCAAGAATGGGCAGTACCTG AACGTGCCGCGGGGGTTCAGCGTGGCGCATCGGtacgcggagaggaagaaggtgCTGCTGCGGATGGGAGGCGAGTCGTGGATGGTGAACCTGAAGCACGTCCACATTGTGCGTGGCAAGACCCGCACGTCCTTCCGGTACGGGTGGCACCAGTTCTGCGTTGACAACCACCTCCGCGTCGGCGAGACATGCTTCTTCCGAGCGCTcggccaaggcggcggcggcgaccgccaTGTGCTCAAGGTGGAGGTGCGCAGGCTAGACGGCAGTTACGCCAGCTGA